GGCCACTTCGTCGAAATTGTGAGCGCGCACGTCCGCGGGCTGGCAGGGCATGTCCACGCGCGGAGCAATGGTCTTTTTGGGCTTAGTTTCCATGGGTGCTCCTGTACTGGTCGATGGAGACCTTTTCCTGATCGCGGTAGGCGCCCAGACGGCGGCGCAGTTCGTCGAAGTCCACCTTGTGGCCGTCGAATTCGGGGCCGTCCACACAGGCGAACCTGGTCTTGCCGTCCACGGTCACGCGGCAGGCGCCGCACATGCCGATGCCGTCCACCATGATGGGGTTGAGGCTGACGGTGGTGCGCACGCCGTAGGGACGGGTGGTGTTGGCCACGGCGGCCATCATGGGCACGGGACCCACGGCCACCACTTCGAAGACGTCCTTGTCGGATTCCAGACGTTCGCGGAGCAGGTCGGTGACCAGGCCCTTGTGGCCGTAGCTGCCGTCGTCGGTGGAGATGAGCAGCTCGTCCACGAAGCTGGCCAGTTCCTTTTCGAACAGGAGCAGGTCCTTGTTGCGGGCGCCGATGATGCCCACGACCTTGTTGCCGATGCGCGAATGGCCCTTGGCGATGTGGTGCATGGCGGCGATGCCGGTACCGCCGCCCACAC
This is a stretch of genomic DNA from Desulfovibrio piger. It encodes these proteins:
- a CDS encoding sulfide/dihydroorotate dehydrogenase-like FAD/NAD-binding protein, encoding MPTPILEKESLIPGKTSKLVLHAPAIAGHARPGHFVMLRMSPTGERIPLTIADTDAEKGTITIVYLVMGKSTAILEDLKAGDEILDVCGPLGKPTHIEKKGTVICVGGGTGIAAMHHIAKGHSRIGNKVVGIIGARNKDLLLFEKELASFVDELLISTDDGSYGHKGLVTDLLRERLESDKDVFEVVAVGPVPMMAAVANTTRPYGVRTTVSLNPIMVDGIGMCGACRVTVDGKTRFACVDGPEFDGHKVDFDELRRRLGAYRDQEKVSIDQYRSTHGN